A single region of the Methanococcoides sp. AM1 genome encodes:
- a CDS encoding SulP family inorganic anion transporter produces MTTEHKIKKYFEESFLSDLKAGFITAVVALPLAIAFALASGVEPVMGLYTAIIAGALVSSFGGSRYSISGPTGAMTVIILSTVNTHGVEGLLLAGCLAGIFQILFGIMNLGKVVKYIPLPVISGFTSGIGVIILIGQLSNSFGLVLPAREHVWETVYDVFAALGMANTTAVLLFGGTIVLMLLLPRILSGSRYLNNVPASIVTLIISVVLTYYFHLEVPIVGDIPGNIPQFHMLNFDLELLYAVLPAAFTIALLGTIESLLCAVVCDAMTTTKHNSNRELIGQGIANVLLPFFAGIPATAAIARSAVNIREGARTRMSGIIHSLILFAILIFFGPIARYIPKAYLAGILILVSIKMINIEEIRTTMRISKMDTFVLLSTFALTVLTDLVFAIQAGMFLSIILLFIRLTNMIDIHTMENYDPSEGINATILSDPYLHDNVAVYTINGPFFFGAMNVFEHKVDEQINMRKKHVVIRMRYVPFIDTTGIERLKSFILNRNKLGDHVYLTSVQPEVMTAINSDTALSEMVKENEVLIFQRTQEALVYLSSSGEGGR; encoded by the coding sequence ATGACAACTGAACATAAAATAAAAAAATACTTTGAAGAATCGTTTTTGAGCGACCTTAAAGCAGGTTTCATTACTGCGGTCGTAGCACTTCCGCTTGCAATTGCATTTGCACTGGCATCCGGGGTAGAACCTGTAATGGGACTTTATACTGCAATAATTGCAGGTGCCCTTGTCTCCTCTTTTGGCGGTTCACGTTATTCCATATCAGGACCTACAGGCGCCATGACCGTTATCATTCTCTCAACGGTCAATACTCATGGTGTGGAAGGTTTGTTGCTTGCAGGATGCTTAGCGGGTATCTTCCAGATACTGTTCGGTATAATGAACCTGGGTAAAGTGGTGAAGTATATCCCATTGCCTGTGATCTCCGGTTTTACAAGTGGTATCGGTGTGATCATCCTGATCGGCCAGCTGTCCAATTCCTTTGGTCTTGTTCTGCCTGCACGTGAGCATGTCTGGGAAACCGTTTATGATGTATTTGCAGCTCTTGGAATGGCAAACACAACAGCCGTCCTCCTCTTTGGTGGGACCATTGTCCTGATGTTATTGCTTCCAAGGATACTGTCCGGGTCAAGATACCTGAACAACGTCCCGGCATCCATTGTGACTCTGATCATTTCTGTGGTTCTTACGTATTACTTCCATCTTGAGGTTCCCATAGTAGGAGACATTCCCGGGAATATTCCACAGTTTCACATGCTGAACTTTGATCTTGAGCTCCTATATGCTGTTCTTCCTGCTGCCTTTACAATAGCTTTGCTGGGGACCATAGAATCGCTTCTATGCGCTGTGGTTTGCGATGCAATGACAACTACGAAGCATAACAGTAACAGAGAACTCATCGGTCAGGGTATCGCAAACGTGCTTCTTCCTTTCTTTGCAGGCATTCCTGCAACAGCAGCAATCGCAAGAAGTGCAGTGAATATCAGGGAAGGTGCCAGGACACGTATGTCCGGAATAATACACTCTCTTATATTATTTGCTATTCTCATATTCTTCGGACCAATTGCAAGGTACATACCAAAGGCATATCTTGCAGGTATCCTGATACTGGTCTCTATAAAAATGATCAACATCGAAGAGATCAGGACCACCATGAGGATCAGCAAGATGGATACCTTCGTCCTGCTTTCGACCTTTGCACTGACCGTGCTGACTGATCTTGTATTTGCCATTCAAGCTGGTATGTTCCTTTCCATAATCCTTCTGTTCATAAGGCTGACAAATATGATCGATATTCATACAATGGAGAACTATGACCCATCAGAAGGTATCAATGCTACGATCCTTTCTGATCCATATCTCCACGATAACGTAGCCGTATACACGATCAATGGTCCGTTCTTCTTTGGAGCGATGAACGTATTCGAGCACAAGGTCGATGAACAGATCAATATGAGAAAGAAGCATGTCGTGATAAGAATGCGTTATGTTCCTTTTATCGATACCACGGGTATAGAAAGGCTGAAAAGCTTTATTCTAAACCGTAATAAGTTGGGGGACCATGTCTATCTCACAAGCGTTCAGCCGGAAGTAATGACTGCTATCAACTCTGATACGGCTCTTAGTGAAATGGTAAAGGAAAATGAGGTACTTATATTCCAGAGGACGCAGGAAGCTCTTGTTTATCTGAGTTCCTCCGGGGAAGGTGGAAGATAA
- a CDS encoding ferredoxin-thioredoxin reductase catalytic domain-containing protein, which yields MSEGKTKKEEVHAWTSRYADKAGYMLNPDEEMRDLVLEGIAKNKDTHGKNYCPCRIVTGDEIEDKKIICPCIYHKDEIENDGSCHCDLFFKKKDEDND from the coding sequence ATGAGCGAAGGCAAAACTAAAAAAGAAGAAGTTCATGCATGGACTTCCAGATACGCAGATAAAGCGGGCTATATGCTTAATCCTGATGAAGAAATGAGGGACCTTGTCCTGGAAGGAATAGCAAAGAACAAGGATACTCACGGAAAGAACTATTGTCCCTGCAGGATAGTTACAGGTGATGAGATCGAAGACAAAAAGATAATTTGTCCCTGCATATACCATAAAGATGAGATCGAAAACGATGGTTCCTGTCATTGTGACCTGTTCTTCAAAAAGAAAGATGAAGATAATGATTAA
- a CDS encoding formylmethanofuran dehydrogenase subunit B codes for MEQEYYVCTGCALLCDDIEIEVTDNKLSKINNACLKGVARLKECAEPAECKVDGSNVSIDDAINEAARILKNATDPLIFGMGNSTTGAQKKAIELAKRTNAYIDDTSSFCQGPVIEAILGDRIRTCTLDEVKDYADVIVYWGADPSNSHPRHLSKYTYFPRGKERQRGWEEDRTAICIDVRKSDTAIICGDKFYQIPPQADEELLDALVSALSGKVPKVSFGMGPKKILELANLLKKAKFGVVCVGLGLIYSVPDIEPLVRLMNKLNEVSNFHLIPMVGQYNMRGFDHNLHEETGYINRARFQESGVEHGPQCSIVELLRKKSVDAALVIGSDPMSSLPGSIAKELLDIPVITIDPCMTMTSKKAKVAIASVTSGAECGGTAIRMDGVEVEFKPMINTDNLSDEEIISRIMEAL; via the coding sequence GTGGAACAGGAATATTACGTTTGTACAGGTTGTGCACTTCTTTGTGATGATATCGAAATAGAAGTAACTGATAACAAACTCTCAAAGATCAACAATGCCTGCTTAAAAGGTGTAGCCCGCCTCAAAGAGTGTGCTGAGCCTGCAGAATGTAAAGTTGACGGAAGCAATGTTAGCATCGATGACGCTATAAATGAAGCAGCAAGAATACTTAAAAATGCAACTGATCCTTTGATATTCGGCATGGGTAATTCCACTACCGGTGCCCAGAAAAAAGCTATAGAGCTGGCAAAAAGGACAAATGCATATATTGATGATACATCCTCTTTCTGCCAGGGACCCGTTATTGAAGCGATCCTTGGAGACAGGATCAGGACATGCACGCTGGATGAAGTGAAAGACTATGCCGATGTGATAGTCTATTGGGGTGCAGACCCTTCGAACTCACATCCACGTCATCTCTCAAAATACACATATTTCCCTCGCGGAAAAGAAAGACAGCGTGGCTGGGAAGAAGACAGGACCGCTATCTGCATCGATGTGAGAAAGTCTGATACCGCCATAATATGCGGAGATAAGTTCTACCAGATACCACCACAGGCAGATGAAGAGCTTCTCGATGCCCTCGTCAGTGCACTGTCAGGAAAGGTCCCGAAGGTCTCCTTTGGAATGGGACCAAAGAAGATACTGGAACTTGCCAACCTGTTAAAGAAAGCAAAGTTCGGTGTCGTCTGTGTAGGTCTTGGGTTGATCTATTCCGTTCCGGATATTGAACCTCTTGTCAGATTAATGAACAAGCTCAACGAGGTATCGAACTTCCACCTCATACCAATGGTAGGCCAGTACAATATGCGTGGATTTGACCACAACCTGCATGAAGAAACGGGATATATCAATCGTGCAAGATTCCAGGAAAGCGGGGTCGAACATGGTCCGCAATGCTCAATTGTTGAACTATTGAGAAAAAAGAGTGTGGATGCAGCTCTTGTAATAGGTTCGGATCCAATGTCAAGCCTGCCGGGAAGTATTGCTAAAGAGCTTCTTGACATCCCTGTGATAACGATAGATCCCTGCATGACAATGACGTCTAAAAAAGCAAAGGTAGCAATAGCCTCTGTAACCAGTGGTGCTGAATGTGGTGGCACTGCCATAAGGATGGACGGTGTTGAGGTCGAGTTCAAACCGATGATAAATACAGACAACTTGAGTGATGAAGAGATAATTAGCCGCATCATGGAGGCATTATAA
- a CDS encoding molybdopterin dinucleotide binding domain-containing protein, with protein sequence MGFGQFLAAPEYDLKIITYRDIFQNTALESSRGGEEYLNRSAVIKIDANDMKKMGFKENGHVILKNSFARIVVSVQLSEYEEAHEGIAYMTNSPWSNALVSADDGTGVPKFKMITATISDAKEEKITTYDM encoded by the coding sequence ATGGGATTTGGCCAATTTCTTGCAGCTCCTGAATATGACCTCAAGATCATAACCTACAGGGATATATTCCAGAACACTGCCCTTGAGTCCTCAAGAGGCGGAGAGGAATACCTCAACCGTTCAGCAGTCATAAAGATAGATGCAAATGACATGAAGAAGATGGGATTCAAGGAGAACGGTCATGTGATCCTGAAGAACAGCTTTGCAAGGATCGTGGTTTCTGTTCAGCTATCCGAATATGAAGAAGCACATGAAGGCATTGCCTACATGACCAACAGCCCATGGTCAAATGCACTTGTATCCGCTGACGATGGTACAGGAGTACCAAAGTTCAAGATGATAACTGCAACGATCTCTGATGCAAAGGAAGAGAAAATAACAACTTATGATATGTGA
- a CDS encoding UbiA family prenyltransferase, translating to MSISHSITESDRYYSGTFSIIGELWRDFIYGGHIFAFGAICVAFMCSILFVIPVTWDFLIIIYLMFYIIYLYDYFNGTEDDHKTNSKRAEYFRENNSRTLALILYGSIISIAFIYVLYSDIPNMLIGFAILILGLTYQAYFKAITKKITAFKNIFVSLVWAILVYVMFMYYSYPITTEALIMSAFVFLRMTGIQILFDIRDIEGDKKKGLRTLPAIYGYKKGLLTLIAINFITVILLIYETYIQVLPPVALMIVPVMFYSQNYLQKVNKSRNDHKNYLFAAGEPFIWFILIFSGSMFFRMIPYISGITNIL from the coding sequence ATGAGTATTTCACATAGTATAACAGAGAGTGACAGATATTATAGCGGAACTTTCAGTATAATAGGAGAACTATGGCGTGACTTCATATACGGAGGGCATATCTTTGCTTTTGGTGCTATATGTGTAGCATTCATGTGTTCGATCCTTTTCGTGATCCCTGTCACATGGGATTTCCTGATCATAATCTATCTTATGTTCTACATAATCTACCTCTACGATTATTTTAATGGAACAGAAGATGACCATAAAACAAATTCAAAACGTGCAGAATATTTCCGGGAAAATAATTCAAGAACCCTAGCCTTAATTTTATATGGGTCCATTATTTCCATAGCTTTCATTTACGTACTATATAGTGACATACCGAATATGCTAATCGGATTTGCTATTCTGATCCTCGGATTGACATACCAGGCATACTTTAAGGCCATTACAAAAAAGATAACAGCATTCAAGAACATCTTTGTGTCACTGGTCTGGGCAATACTTGTGTACGTCATGTTCATGTACTATTCATATCCCATAACAACAGAAGCTTTGATCATGTCCGCTTTTGTATTCCTGAGAATGACCGGCATCCAGATCCTTTTTGATATAAGGGACATCGAAGGAGATAAAAAGAAAGGACTTCGGACATTACCTGCAATATATGGGTATAAGAAAGGGCTTTTGACACTGATCGCCATTAATTTCATTACAGTTATATTGCTTATTTATGAAACATACATACAGGTTCTTCCACCTGTGGCACTGATGATCGTACCAGTAATGTTCTATTCCCAGAACTATCTCCAAAAGGTCAACAAATCAAGAAATGACCACAAAAATTACCTCTTTGCAGCCGGAGAACCATTTATCTGGTTCATACTGATATTTTCAGGTTCAATGTTCTTCCGCATGATCCCTTACATATCAGGTATCACGAACATCTTGTGA
- a CDS encoding methanogenesis marker 8 protein codes for MPHVMEILGKTRVVVEDGKVVEVGEPQLKWCPLFEKARGIKEITCEAVKENMEFRIRDFGLFTEDRKLEMDVFVGFGASEVMMTGLNRDMLDTTITVCDGAGTVITNNPTLVQGMGARISGLIETEPIDKVINGIEERGGIVLDPSSAKIDPLGGVLKASDLGFKRIAVTVVDPATARALREIEEENDLELMIIGAHTTGLGREEALEIIKYLDIITSCASKNIRDSIKPLVQVGTAVPLFGLTQKGKELLLERAKEVESPILVNTMPLPMLPEKKQPKDLV; via the coding sequence ATGCCACATGTTATGGAGATCCTTGGGAAAACAAGGGTTGTTGTTGAGGATGGAAAGGTTGTCGAGGTTGGCGAGCCACAGCTTAAGTGGTGTCCTCTTTTTGAAAAGGCAAGAGGTATCAAAGAGATCACGTGTGAGGCTGTAAAGGAGAACATGGAGTTTCGCATAAGGGACTTCGGTCTTTTCACTGAGGACCGTAAACTTGAGATGGATGTCTTTGTGGGATTCGGTGCTTCAGAAGTGATGATGACCGGCCTGAACCGTGACATGCTGGATACTACAATAACCGTGTGCGATGGAGCAGGAACTGTAATTACGAACAATCCAACTCTTGTTCAGGGAATGGGTGCAAGGATATCAGGTCTTATAGAGACCGAACCCATTGACAAGGTGATCAACGGTATTGAGGAAAGGGGTGGCATCGTGCTCGATCCTTCAAGTGCAAAGATCGACCCTCTGGGTGGTGTTCTGAAAGCCAGTGATCTTGGCTTCAAGAGGATCGCAGTTACTGTGGTTGACCCTGCTACTGCAAGAGCCCTTCGTGAGATCGAGGAAGAAAATGACCTTGAGCTTATGATAATCGGTGCACATACAACTGGCCTTGGCAGGGAAGAAGCTCTCGAGATCATCAAGTATCTCGATATTATAACTTCCTGTGCTTCAAAGAACATAAGGGATTCAATAAAACCTCTGGTACAGGTAGGAACTGCTGTGCCTTTATTTGGACTTACTCAAAAAGGAAAGGAACTGCTGCTTGAGCGTGCCAAGGAAGTTGAAAGTCCGATCCTTGTGAACACAATGCCATTACCAATGCTTCCTGAAAAGAAGCAGCCGAAAGATCTTGTCTGA
- a CDS encoding ABC transporter permease, giving the protein MFELSIAMRHINSRRRHTLFSLIAVALAVATIVVLMSMMSGVQEELIEITIENAPHIVVSSQSGAEDDLHLYNHLMYLILQKEGVVAVSPYLSGQAALKYKDNAEGVLLKGIEPHAEELVMRVGDDIVSGSFADLALTGHGIVLGDELADNLEVRVGDNIEAVYPGSSTRSFKVVGIINTGTASDESLAYARLGTLQDLFRKNGVVTSIGVRVLDPYQAEAIATLIEDETGVDAVSWTEANKDILDLLNTQMVFVWIFYGLIYVIAGFGIANTLITVVMDKKKEIGMLKAMGVSRKSITSIFLFESAFLGASGVVVGCVIGYLASVAIGSYELELPSEMYLGLTTMPVKIEAINFVYAAGFAFILNLIAGVYPARRASKLDPVEAIEND; this is encoded by the coding sequence GTGTTCGAGTTAAGCATAGCAATGCGTCATATAAACTCACGCCGGCGGCATACTCTGTTCTCTCTTATCGCCGTTGCACTGGCAGTTGCTACTATAGTTGTCCTCATGTCAATGATGTCAGGGGTTCAGGAAGAACTTATCGAGATAACCATAGAGAATGCTCCGCATATTGTCGTTAGTTCGCAATCAGGTGCTGAAGATGATCTCCATTTGTATAATCATCTAATGTATCTCATTTTGCAGAAAGAGGGGGTCGTTGCAGTGTCGCCTTATCTTTCAGGTCAGGCGGCGTTGAAATATAAGGACAATGCAGAAGGTGTCTTGCTCAAAGGTATAGAACCACATGCTGAAGAGTTGGTAATGCGAGTGGGTGACGACATTGTCTCAGGCAGTTTTGCAGACCTTGCACTTACAGGACATGGCATTGTCCTTGGTGATGAACTTGCAGACAACCTCGAAGTGCGTGTTGGTGACAACATCGAAGCTGTTTATCCGGGTTCATCTACAAGATCTTTCAAAGTTGTCGGCATTATCAACACAGGAACCGCCAGTGACGAAAGCTTAGCATATGCAAGGCTTGGAACGCTACAGGATCTCTTCCGAAAGAACGGGGTTGTTACCTCTATAGGTGTAAGGGTGCTCGATCCTTATCAGGCAGAGGCTATAGCAACCTTGATCGAGGACGAAACCGGGGTCGATGCGGTTAGCTGGACAGAGGCTAACAAGGATATCCTTGATCTGCTTAATACTCAGATGGTGTTTGTGTGGATATTCTATGGTCTTATCTATGTGATCGCAGGTTTTGGTATTGCCAATACCCTTATCACAGTAGTGATGGACAAGAAAAAAGAGATCGGTATGCTTAAAGCAATGGGTGTTTCCAGAAAAAGCATAACGTCTATCTTCCTTTTTGAGTCAGCTTTTCTTGGAGCATCCGGCGTAGTAGTGGGATGTGTAATTGGATATCTTGCATCTGTAGCAATTGGATCTTATGAGCTTGAGCTTCCAAGTGAGATGTATCTTGGCCTGACCACAATGCCAGTAAAAATAGAAGCTATCAATTTCGTTTATGCTGCAGGCTTTGCTTTTATCCTGAACCTCATTGCAGGAGTTTATCCTGCAAGACGCGCTTCGAAACTTGATCCCGTGGAAGCAATTGAGAATGACTGA
- a CDS encoding phenylacetate--CoA ligase family protein, giving the protein MKYWQPKFETMKHDELRELQLNRLKKTAAAVYDNVSFYREKFDALGITPDDIKSVDDIKKLPMTRKTDLRDNYPFGLFAVPKKDIVRIHASSGTSGKPTVVGYTANDINIWADMMARNFTMVGLDATDTFQNAVNYGLFTGGLGFHYGIERLGAMAVPSGTGNTVRQIEMMEDFDVTAIHCTPSYGLYLAETVREMGVIDKLSLRVGCFGAEPWSSSTRKELESAFNIKAYDSYGLSEMMGPGIGFECQEQDGLHIWSDHYIVEILDENGEEVAEGDKGVIVLTSLTKEALPVIRYYTGDIARRLKSECACGRTTDRISRILGRADDMLIVRGINVFPSQIEDVLVRVEKITDQFEIYLDRNKKKLDEITVRVELDEDAFTGEIGDLAIVKKVVEGELKSVLNIRANVELVEKGTIPRSTGKAKRVFDRREAI; this is encoded by the coding sequence ATGAAATACTGGCAGCCAAAATTTGAAACCATGAAGCACGATGAACTTCGGGAACTGCAATTGAATCGTTTGAAGAAAACGGCTGCAGCAGTCTATGATAATGTTTCTTTCTACAGGGAGAAGTTCGATGCTTTGGGTATAACTCCTGATGATATCAAGTCCGTGGATGACATTAAAAAACTGCCTATGACCCGAAAAACGGATCTGCGTGACAATTATCCATTCGGTCTTTTTGCTGTCCCAAAGAAGGACATCGTTCGTATCCATGCATCATCCGGTACAAGCGGTAAACCTACTGTGGTCGGATATACTGCCAATGATATCAACATCTGGGCAGACATGATGGCACGCAACTTCACAATGGTTGGTCTTGATGCTACTGATACTTTCCAGAATGCTGTTAACTACGGTCTTTTCACCGGTGGTCTTGGCTTCCACTACGGTATTGAGAGACTGGGTGCCATGGCAGTTCCAAGCGGAACAGGAAACACTGTCCGCCAGATCGAGATGATGGAGGATTTTGATGTTACTGCTATCCACTGTACCCCTTCCTATGGCCTTTACCTTGCGGAAACTGTCCGGGAAATGGGTGTCATTGACAAATTATCATTACGTGTTGGCTGTTTCGGTGCAGAACCGTGGTCTTCCAGCACAAGAAAAGAACTTGAATCTGCTTTTAACATAAAGGCATACGATTCTTACGGTCTTTCTGAAATGATGGGGCCCGGCATCGGTTTTGAATGTCAGGAACAAGATGGTCTTCACATCTGGAGTGATCACTACATTGTAGAGATCCTTGATGAGAATGGCGAAGAGGTTGCAGAAGGAGATAAAGGAGTTATTGTGCTTACCTCACTTACTAAGGAAGCGCTACCGGTTATCAGGTATTATACCGGAGATATTGCCAGGCGTCTGAAAAGTGAGTGTGCCTGTGGACGTACCACTGATCGTATTTCAAGGATCCTTGGAAGAGCAGATGATATGCTCATTGTAAGAGGAATCAATGTCTTTCCATCCCAGATAGAAGATGTACTTGTCAGGGTCGAAAAGATCACTGACCAGTTCGAGATATATCTTGACAGGAACAAGAAGAAGCTGGATGAGATCACTGTAAGGGTCGAACTTGATGAAGATGCTTTCACCGGTGAGATCGGGGACCTTGCAATAGTAAAGAAGGTTGTTGAAGGCGAACTCAAGAGCGTCCTTAATATCAGGGCCAATGTGGAACTTGTGGAAAAGGGTACTATTCCCAGAAGCACAGGTAAAGCCAAGAGAGTCTTTGACAGAAGGGAAGCTATCTAA
- a CDS encoding endonuclease/exonuclease/phosphatase family protein: MLQKTILILFLAIFLVSSGCTDSTEDLAGSVDEIATAAAEVSGAIEEIEAELNDLDEVNEPVVSVPSDIDDTDHVDNTTATPALEGSASDSEDLRIGAFNIQVFGVTKASKPDVMMVLADIVRTYDIIAIQEIRDSSQTALPELVDLVNSDGAQYDYVVSERLGRTSSKEQYAYIYDSTTVAVTGTPETYPEPDGTDPFHRQPYISSFSAVDGDYDVVLMVIHTDPDEATEEINALDDVLEYAQMSYPDEGDFVIMGDFNADGNYFDEDSTSDLDSYFWLIDDSLDTTTKSTDYTYDRIVLTDVSDLSGENGVFRYDLEYGLSEEMTVAVSDHYPVYMEVSCYGDIDL; this comes from the coding sequence ATGTTACAAAAAACAATCCTGATCTTATTTTTAGCAATATTCCTGGTATCTTCCGGCTGTACGGATTCCACTGAAGACCTTGCAGGGTCTGTGGATGAGATCGCTACGGCTGCAGCAGAGGTATCAGGTGCAATAGAAGAGATAGAGGCCGAGTTGAACGATTTAGATGAAGTTAATGAACCTGTGGTAAGTGTTCCATCTGATATCGATGATACGGATCATGTGGATAATACTACAGCAACACCTGCACTTGAGGGTTCAGCATCCGATTCGGAAGATCTTCGGATAGGGGCTTTCAATATACAGGTTTTCGGTGTGACAAAGGCATCAAAACCTGATGTCATGATGGTGCTTGCAGATATCGTTCGCACATATGATATCATAGCTATTCAGGAGATCCGTGATTCCTCGCAGACTGCGCTTCCTGAACTTGTGGATCTTGTGAACAGTGATGGAGCACAATACGATTATGTTGTAAGTGAGAGGCTTGGAAGAACTTCCAGTAAGGAGCAGTATGCCTATATCTATGACTCCACCACAGTTGCAGTAACAGGCACACCTGAAACATATCCTGAGCCTGATGGCACGGATCCGTTCCACAGACAGCCTTATATCAGCTCTTTCAGTGCAGTGGATGGTGATTATGATGTGGTGCTCATGGTAATCCACACCGATCCGGACGAGGCTACAGAAGAGATCAATGCTCTTGACGATGTCCTTGAATATGCACAGATGTCCTATCCTGATGAAGGGGACTTCGTTATTATGGGTGACTTCAACGCTGATGGTAACTACTTTGATGAGGACTCTACCAGTGATCTTGATAGCTACTTCTGGCTTATCGATGATAGCCTGGATACTACCACAAAGAGTACTGACTATACTTACGATAGGATAGTTCTGACCGATGTTTCCGACCTTAGCGGTGAGAATGGAGTGTTCAGGTATGATCTTGAATACGGTCTCTCCGAAGAAATGACAGTTGCTGTGTCAGACCACTATCCGGTCTATATGGAGGTCAGCTGCTACGGTGATATCGATCTGTGA
- a CDS encoding co-chaperone YbbN: protein MGLGDFISNLFGKEKATVSNEPAVEEISTNLYEINTVAFESEVIKSHLPVVVDCFTKTCPPCRKMAPVFEKVAAEYDGKIKFIKVDLKNSPEIAKQFKILGVPTFLFFKSGEMVTNVVGFVEEEKLKEKLDSLLE, encoded by the coding sequence ATGGGATTGGGAGACTTTATCAGCAACCTGTTTGGAAAAGAAAAGGCAACTGTAAGCAACGAACCGGCAGTAGAGGAGATCAGTACGAACCTTTACGAAATAAACACAGTTGCATTCGAGAGTGAAGTAATAAAGTCCCATTTACCTGTCGTAGTGGACTGCTTTACAAAGACCTGCCCACCATGCCGAAAAATGGCACCCGTGTTTGAAAAGGTAGCAGCGGAATACGATGGGAAGATAAAGTTCATAAAAGTAGATCTCAAGAACTCGCCAGAGATCGCTAAACAGTTCAAGATCCTGGGAGTACCAACATTTTTATTCTTCAAAAGTGGGGAAATGGTGACGAACGTAGTTGGATTTGTTGAAGAAGAGAAACTGAAAGAGAAACTTGACAGTCTTTTGGAATGA
- a CDS encoding (Fe-S)-binding protein, which produces MTNALEIYQLLPKTNCKQCGKATCMAFGAALLSREVTIDDCPPLKEDKFKENYEKLSKMITPSGEASESGMIVHTEKCIGCGNCVVACPVNVAEDPYGAGSGKAPTNENVILRVEDGVVRLSNVNQCRRFGKNKIMCNGCIVTCPTKAIEFV; this is translated from the coding sequence ATGACAAATGCATTGGAGATATACCAGCTTCTCCCAAAAACGAACTGTAAGCAATGTGGAAAAGCCACATGCATGGCTTTTGGAGCTGCTCTTCTTTCAAGGGAAGTTACCATCGATGACTGCCCGCCCTTAAAAGAGGATAAGTTCAAAGAAAACTATGAGAAGCTCTCAAAGATGATCACACCCTCAGGCGAGGCCTCGGAATCCGGAATGATCGTCCACACGGAAAAATGCATTGGCTGCGGTAATTGTGTGGTCGCCTGTCCTGTAAACGTAGCAGAAGACCCTTATGGTGCAGGTTCAGGAAAAGCTCCTACAAATGAAAATGTCATCCTGCGCGTTGAGGATGGTGTTGTACGCCTCTCAAATGTTAATCAATGCCGTCGCTTTGGGAAAAATAAGATAATGTGCAACGGCTGCATAGTAACATGTCCGACAAAAGCAATAGAGTTCGTCTGA